The genomic interval CATGTAATTCCAATTTGCGGGTACATGAAGTAGAACCCCCTTTCGCTTATAAAAATATATGGTCAATATAATTCATTATGACGTAATATAAAGTACTTCGATATAGGTAATATGACAGTCGGACAGGGCGAGATATTCCAGGTGGTGGGAAACAAATAAAGCCGCCACCTTCTATGGCAGCGACTCTATTTTTATGGGTATGTATACTTTATATGCCAAAACAAAAATATGTATGTATTAGATGTCCACGAGGCCCAGACTGATTTCCACTGCTTGTTTAACTTTTACCATCATTTCGTTTTGCAACGAAGTCACCTTTTCCAACAGCCGGCTTTTATCTATGGTGCGAATCTGTTCCAAAAGTATTACTGAATTTTTACCTAACCCGTCCCTCTCCGCCGGTAGCTCTACATGAGTGGGAAGTTTGGCTTTGGATATTTGGGAGGTAATTGCGGCAACAATGGTTGTTGGGCTGTACTGATTGCCAATATCGTTTTGCAGTATTAATACCGGTCGCGTTCCCCCCTGTTCCGACCCCACCACCGGGCTGAGGTCGGCATAATAAATCTCACCACGGCGTATTTGCATTATCTTTTGCCTCCCGCCACAGAATCTTCAAATTCCGGGGCCACCTCTGATTCCAGTCTGTACTGTTCAATGGCCAAAGCCAGGTTTATGGTGGCCATTTCTACATATCCTTTTTTCATTTGTTCCCTCAACATGCGACGTCTTCGCTCGGCTAGGTAAAGCTTCATGGCCTCCCGGACAAA from Desulfallas thermosapovorans DSM 6562 carries:
- a CDS encoding type II toxin-antitoxin system PemK/MazF family toxin; translated protein: MQIRRGEIYYADLSPVVGSEQGGTRPVLILQNDIGNQYSPTTIVAAITSQISKAKLPTHVELPAERDGLGKNSVILLEQIRTIDKSRLLEKVTSLQNEMMVKVKQAVEISLGLVDI
- a CDS encoding CopG family ribbon-helix-helix protein, translated to MAQVKRIMISLPDYLLTEIDCIAAAEKQNRSEFVREAMKLYLAERRRRMLREQMKKGYVEMATINLALAIEQYRLESEVAPEFEDSVAGGKR